A single Cherax quadricarinatus isolate ZL_2023a chromosome 4, ASM3850222v1, whole genome shotgun sequence DNA region contains:
- the LOC128684191 gene encoding uncharacterized protein, with protein MVCVVMLAGLLVLAAMTVTTSDGGRLDHDVKSLSPVVLEERSDAPRRQERFFAIFTGTFIRSLTTTTITALSTCLSFDGSVGCLGRRKKKRSSYPELQHDKDLLLELTGSQTEVETNEEEAYPPRRGSRQLVNNRDGKILTIWYTSVSTITLTSTSYLVGTTISVSAYCVAPGVSEGCFGK; from the exons atggtgtgtgtggtaatgCTGGCTGGTCTACTGGTACTGGCGGCCATGACAGTGACTACATCAGATGGTGGCCGCCTTGACCACGACGTGAAAAGTCTCTCTCCggtagtgttggaggagagaTCTGACGCACCCAGGAGGCAGGAGCGATTCTTCGCCATCTTCACCGGTACCTTCATTCGCagtctcacaaccaccaccataacagcgCTCTCCACTTGCCTCTCCTTTGATGGTTCTGTTGGCTGCCTTGGTAGACGCAAGAAGAAGCGCTCCAGTTACCC TGAACTGCAACACGATAAAGATTTGTTGCTGGAGTTGACGGGAAGCCAGACAGAGGTGGAGACGAATGAAGAGGAAGCTTATCCACCGCGGCGAGGCTCCAGGCAGCTGGTGAACAACAGAGATGGTAAAATACTCACCATCTGGTACACCTCGGTCAGTACaatcaccctcacctccacttCCTACCTCGTTGGTACCACCATCTCCGTCAGTGCCTACTGTGTTGCACCAGGAGTCTCAGAGGGATGCTTCGGGAAGTAG